The following coding sequences lie in one Euhalothece natronophila Z-M001 genomic window:
- a CDS encoding DUF1868 domain-containing protein, whose amino-acid sequence MDEAYQKYVEEVGRLSQPAQYPTQLKNIQESPKFQRDEQGKVEARSFPGYSVTTPPCEEDSNNEGFYYHLHQTQQRLLSQLPQDFLLPVPPSSFHVTLADLIWGDQFKTAVEKNPKFESQLKQQIAISFKQYQQENPVYKPLQWQLLGLIIRPRAIVVGLLPKDEYSYQQIIQLRRAIYQNRDLLSLGLEQHYHFLAHVTLGYFGKVPEQSERDDICTTLTAINDQWLEIDPKLLTIYQAELRKFPDMTAFIREPDFPVVSFSNNQ is encoded by the coding sequence TTGGACGAAGCCTATCAAAAGTATGTGGAAGAAGTCGGACGCTTATCGCAACCAGCCCAGTATCCGACACAATTGAAGAATATTCAAGAATCCCCCAAATTTCAGCGGGATGAACAGGGGAAAGTCGAGGCGCGATCATTCCCTGGATATAGTGTGACTACTCCTCCCTGCGAGGAAGATAGTAATAACGAAGGGTTTTATTATCATTTGCATCAAACCCAACAGCGTCTGTTGAGTCAACTCCCCCAAGATTTTCTTCTCCCAGTTCCTCCTAGCAGTTTCCATGTCACCCTAGCGGATTTAATTTGGGGAGATCAATTCAAAACGGCTGTGGAAAAAAATCCCAAGTTTGAAAGTCAACTGAAACAACAAATTGCTATCAGTTTTAAACAGTATCAACAAGAAAATCCTGTTTATAAGCCACTACAGTGGCAGTTATTAGGGTTAATTATCCGTCCTCGCGCGATCGTGGTTGGCTTATTACCTAAAGATGAATATTCTTATCAACAGATCATTCAATTGCGTCGGGCAATTTATCAAAACCGAGATTTATTATCTTTAGGTTTAGAACAACATTATCACTTTTTAGCTCATGTTACATTAGGGTATTTTGGAAAAGTGCCTGAACAGTCAGAACGTGATGATATTTGTACAACTTTAACCGCGATTAATGATCAATGGTTAGAAATTGATCCGAAGTTATTAACAATTTATCAAGCTGAATTAAGAAAGTTTCCTGATATGACGGCGTTTATTCGTGAACCTGATTTTCCTGTCGTTAGTTTTAGTAATAATCAGTGA
- the holA gene encoding DNA polymerase III subunit delta: protein MPVYFFWGEDDYRLNQAITALRKEVIDPLWGDFNEDIISGDSEEGMREALYQGLTPPFGAGNRLIWVQNTTIGQRCSEGLLSELERTLPKLPDTSHLLLSSSKKPDGRLKSTKLLKKYATVKEFSLIPPWQTEELLKQVETMAGEKGVQLTKTAVECLADAVGNNTRLLSQELDKLSLYASEEHGKLDESAIAQLVTTNTHNSLQLATAIRSGDTNQALSLLTDLLNRNEPPLKIVAVLVGQFRTWLWVKLMIEKGERDNSAIAKSAEINNPKRVYFLRKEVQNLSLQKLLTLFPLLLNLEATLKRGEDSTITLQTYLIQMSQVFQP, encoded by the coding sequence ATGCCTGTTTACTTTTTTTGGGGAGAAGATGACTATCGCCTAAACCAAGCCATTACAGCTTTACGAAAGGAAGTGATTGATCCGCTTTGGGGAGACTTCAATGAGGATATTATTTCAGGAGACAGTGAAGAAGGGATGAGAGAAGCCCTCTATCAGGGGTTAACGCCTCCGTTTGGTGCAGGAAATCGCTTAATCTGGGTACAAAATACTACAATCGGTCAACGTTGCTCAGAAGGGTTATTATCAGAGTTAGAGCGGACATTACCGAAACTCCCTGATACCTCCCATTTATTACTAAGCAGTTCCAAAAAACCTGATGGGCGGCTGAAGTCAACCAAGTTACTGAAAAAATATGCAACTGTTAAAGAGTTTAGTTTAATTCCCCCTTGGCAAACCGAAGAATTGTTGAAGCAGGTGGAAACGATGGCAGGGGAAAAAGGGGTACAACTGACAAAAACCGCAGTGGAATGTTTAGCTGATGCAGTGGGGAATAATACGCGCCTATTGTCTCAGGAATTAGATAAGTTATCTTTATATGCTAGCGAAGAACATGGGAAATTAGACGAAAGCGCGATCGCGCAACTGGTTACTACCAATACCCATAACAGTTTACAACTCGCTACAGCTATCCGTAGCGGGGATACCAATCAAGCCCTATCATTACTCACTGATTTATTAAACCGCAATGAACCCCCTCTAAAAATTGTTGCCGTATTAGTGGGGCAATTTCGCACTTGGCTGTGGGTAAAATTAATGATAGAGAAAGGGGAAAGAGATAATAGCGCGATCGCGAAATCTGCCGAAATCAATAACCCGAAACGAGTTTATTTTCTCCGTAAAGAAGTGCAAAACCTATCATTACAGAAACTTTTAACCCTATTTCCTCTGTTATTAAATCTAGAAGCAACTCTCAAACGGGGAGAAGATTCCACAATTACTCTACAAACTTATCTGATTCAAATGTCTCAGGTGTTTCAACCCTGA
- the alr gene encoding alanine racemase produces MVLSRDIELDLETALIPDQSTPTQQNCSPTQRAWIEINETALRQNVKAIKQSLSPQTSLMAVVKADAYGHGAVNVAQTVLEAGGEALAVATLQEGIELRQAQIQAPILILGAIHTVEEIQALVKWNLEPTLCSLQQASVFGETLQTLQTSLPVHLKLDTGMSRLGVLWKDVVPFVRCVQKFPQLEIKSIYSHLATADEKNDTFMEVQRERFESAIAQLNSIGFTPPCFHLANSAATLRDPNCHYDLVRVGLALYGLSPSPHLASVSPLQPVLEVKARITQIKELPAGAGVSYGHQFITEKPTPIAVIGIGYADGVPRNLSNHLEVLLHGKKVPQIGAITMDQLMLDISNCEQVQPGDIVTLIGKQGEHTITANDWAQKLGTISWEILCSFKHRLPRIFTT; encoded by the coding sequence ATGGTCTTGAGCAGAGATATCGAGCTAGATTTAGAAACCGCATTAATCCCTGATCAATCTACGCCGACACAGCAAAATTGTTCCCCCACCCAACGGGCTTGGATTGAAATTAATGAAACAGCCCTGCGACAAAATGTCAAAGCCATTAAACAGTCTCTCTCTCCCCAGACGAGTCTAATGGCAGTTGTCAAAGCCGACGCTTATGGACATGGGGCAGTAAACGTTGCCCAAACGGTTTTAGAAGCCGGGGGAGAAGCTTTAGCCGTAGCAACCCTACAAGAAGGAATTGAGTTACGACAAGCTCAAATTCAGGCTCCAATTCTCATTTTAGGGGCCATTCATACGGTTGAAGAAATTCAAGCTCTTGTCAAGTGGAATTTAGAACCAACTTTATGTTCTCTGCAACAAGCCTCTGTTTTTGGGGAAACCTTACAAACCCTACAGACTTCTTTGCCTGTGCATCTGAAATTAGATACTGGAATGTCTCGTTTAGGGGTACTGTGGAAAGATGTAGTTCCCTTTGTTCGTTGCGTGCAGAAATTTCCTCAACTAGAAATTAAAAGTATTTACTCTCATTTAGCGACTGCAGATGAAAAAAATGATACGTTTATGGAAGTGCAGCGAGAACGGTTTGAAAGCGCGATCGCGCAATTAAATTCTATCGGTTTCACTCCTCCTTGTTTCCACCTTGCCAACTCCGCTGCTACTCTTCGTGATCCTAATTGTCACTATGATCTGGTGCGTGTGGGGTTAGCCCTTTATGGGTTATCGCCTTCTCCTCATTTAGCTTCAGTTTCTCCCCTGCAACCTGTTTTAGAAGTCAAAGCTCGCATCACCCAAATTAAAGAACTTCCCGCAGGGGCAGGTGTTAGTTATGGACATCAATTTATCACCGAAAAACCCACTCCCATCGCTGTGATCGGCATTGGCTATGCTGATGGCGTTCCCCGTAACCTCTCAAACCATCTTGAAGTCTTATTACACGGAAAAAAAGTTCCCCAAATTGGAGCAATCACTATGGATCAGCTGATGTTAGACATTTCCAATTGTGAACAGGTTCAACCTGGGGACATTGTTACCTTAATTGGCAAACAAGGAGAGCACACCATCACTGCTAATGACTGGGCACAAAAATTGGGGACAATTTCTTGGGAGATTTTATGCAGCTTTAAGCATCGTCTCCCCCGAATTTTTACCACTTAA
- a CDS encoding DUF1499 domain-containing protein, translated as MFFASPSLASNSVQVASIFSFSGEQPDNLGVENGKLANCPQTPNCVSSQSKDINHKIDPLTYNSSSERALGELTTILKEIDNAEIIEEKDNYLYAQFTSNIMGFVDDVEFYLDPQAEVIHVRSASRIGESDLGVNRRRIERIREQLS; from the coding sequence ATGTTTTTCGCATCTCCTTCACTAGCCAGTAACTCTGTCCAAGTGGCGAGTATTTTCTCTTTTTCTGGAGAACAACCTGATAATCTTGGTGTGGAGAATGGTAAGCTAGCCAACTGTCCGCAAACGCCTAATTGTGTCTCTAGTCAGAGTAAAGATATTAATCATAAAATTGATCCCTTAACTTATAATTCCTCTTCTGAAAGAGCCTTAGGTGAGCTAACAACAATTCTTAAAGAGATTGATAATGCTGAAATTATTGAGGAGAAAGATAATTACTTATATGCACAATTTACTAGTAATATTATGGGATTTGTTGATGACGTAGAATTTTATTTAGACCCCCAAGCAGAGGTGATCCATGTTCGTTCTGCATCGCGAATTGGAGAATCAGACTTAGGGGTAAATCGTCGTCGTATTGAGCGGATCCGAGAACAGTTATCTTGA
- a CDS encoding LptF/LptG family permease: protein MFINKAKIIPILDIYLIQQLIPPFLFGVGAFTSIGVSVGTVFELVRRVAESGLPLTVAARVFLLSMPEFIVLAFPMATLLATLMTYSRLSSDSEIIALRSVGISIYRLVIPALMMSLFITGMTFAFNELLVPTANYEARITLEQALENDTPPFRERNILYTDYGNVEQPDGSEEEVLKRLFYAEQFDGEQMRQITVIERSRGAISQIINAQSATWNPSINKWDFYEGTSYIIGSDSSYNNVVRFEHKELNLPRTPLDLTQESRDYGEMNIAQSLEQLELVKATSDEEEVQKLKVRIQQKGSLPFVCLVFGLVGAALGTSPKNTGRATSFGISVLIIFGYYLLSFITGAMGQLGFLSPFMSAWIPNFLGLGIGGWLLFRAAN, encoded by the coding sequence ATGTTTATCAATAAAGCAAAAATTATTCCTATCTTAGATATCTATTTAATTCAACAACTCATTCCACCGTTTTTATTTGGGGTAGGGGCATTTACCTCAATTGGCGTTTCTGTGGGAACAGTTTTTGAGTTAGTGAGGCGAGTAGCTGAATCAGGATTACCCTTAACCGTCGCTGCCCGTGTTTTCTTATTAAGTATGCCAGAATTTATTGTTTTGGCATTTCCGATGGCTACTTTATTAGCAACCTTAATGACTTATAGTCGCCTATCGAGTGATAGTGAAATTATTGCTTTGAGAAGTGTTGGAATTAGTATTTACCGATTAGTGATTCCAGCTTTAATGATGAGTTTATTCATTACAGGCATGACATTTGCTTTTAATGAATTACTCGTCCCTACCGCCAACTATGAAGCAAGAATAACTTTAGAACAGGCTTTAGAAAATGATACGCCACCATTTCGAGAGCGCAATATTCTTTATACTGATTATGGGAATGTAGAACAACCTGATGGCAGTGAAGAAGAAGTGTTAAAACGATTATTTTATGCGGAACAATTTGATGGAGAACAAATGCGACAAATAACGGTAATTGAACGTAGCCGTGGTGCGATTAGCCAAATTATTAATGCTCAGTCTGCTACTTGGAATCCTAGTATTAATAAGTGGGATTTTTATGAGGGGACAAGTTATATTATTGGTTCTGATTCTTCTTATAATAATGTCGTTAGATTTGAGCATAAAGAATTAAATTTACCAAGAACGCCATTAGATTTAACCCAAGAGTCTCGCGATTATGGAGAAATGAATATTGCTCAATCTCTAGAACAATTAGAGTTAGTCAAAGCCACTAGCGATGAGGAAGAAGTTCAAAAATTAAAGGTTAGAATCCAGCAAAAAGGATCATTACCCTTTGTTTGTTTAGTGTTTGGCTTAGTGGGTGCAGCTTTGGGAACCAGCCCTAAAAACACGGGACGTGCCACAAGTTTTGGCATTAGTGTTTTAATTATTTTTGGCTATTACTTACTATCTTTTATTACTGGTGCAATGGGACAATTAGGATTTTTATCACCCTTTATGTCTGCTTGGATTCCTAATTTTTTAGGGCTAGGCATCGGTGGGTGGTTACTCTTTCGAGCTGCCAATTAG
- a CDS encoding DUF547 domain-containing protein, producing the protein MIDFSLWDSLLREYVNQSGQVDYQRWQLETQGELDQWLNTVSNLQLNELKDAESLSFLINIYNALVIAKILKKYPIKSILPRTLGVPNWLAFFIFFSQPVHKLNNQQVSLNDIEHKILRQQWQEPRIHFALVCAAIGCPLLRNEAYQPEFVYDQLEADAVRFINNTDKVSYDPELNQLFCSKIFKWYEKDFLHHSKSVADYIKSYLRIPITEPISIQYLPYSWQLNEQ; encoded by the coding sequence ATGATTGATTTCTCGCTTTGGGATAGTTTACTCCGAGAATATGTTAACCAATCTGGACAAGTTGATTATCAACGTTGGCAATTAGAAACCCAAGGAGAATTAGATCAATGGTTGAATACTGTCTCGAATTTACAATTGAATGAACTTAAGGATGCAGAAAGTCTGTCTTTTCTCATCAATATTTATAATGCCCTTGTAATTGCTAAAATTTTGAAAAAATATCCCATTAAATCTATTTTACCAAGGACTTTGGGAGTTCCAAATTGGTTAGCATTTTTTATCTTCTTTTCTCAGCCTGTCCATAAACTGAATAATCAGCAGGTTAGTCTCAATGATATTGAACATAAAATCCTTCGTCAACAATGGCAAGAACCTCGCATTCATTTTGCCTTAGTTTGCGCCGCTATTGGTTGCCCCCTGTTGCGTAATGAAGCCTATCAGCCTGAGTTTGTTTATGATCAACTTGAGGCTGATGCAGTTCGTTTTATTAATAATACAGATAAGGTAAGTTATGATCCTGAGTTAAATCAGTTATTTTGTAGCAAAATTTTTAAGTGGTATGAAAAAGATTTTCTCCATCATTCTAAGTCAGTTGCTGACTATATTAAATCCTATTTAAGGATACCAATAACTGAGCCAATTTCTATTCAGTATCTTCCTTACAGTTGGCAACTCAATGAGCAATAA
- the lipA gene encoding lipoyl synthase: MVNISKANSETRQQWRSEITALPSWLKRPIGNASEISSVQQIIKQRQIHTICEEGRCPNRGECYSNKTATFLLMGATCTRACAFCQVDKGHAPMTLDPEEPEKVAEAVEALGLKYAVLTSVARDDLEDGGASWFVKTMEAIWKRSPETGIEVLTPDFWGGKDSQQKQRDRVATVVKAKPACYNHNVETVPRLQGPVRRGAKYDRSLEVLRIVKEIDPEIPTKSGLMLGHGETEEEVIETLQDLRAINCDRVTIGQYMRPSLEHRPVQKYWTPEEFDRLGAIAQEMGFNHVRSGPLVRSSYHAGEAA; this comes from the coding sequence ATGGTCAATATTTCTAAAGCAAATAGTGAAACAAGACAACAATGGCGTTCCGAAATTACTGCGTTACCTTCTTGGCTAAAACGCCCCATTGGTAATGCAAGTGAAATTTCCTCGGTACAGCAAATTATTAAACAGCGTCAAATTCATACGATCTGCGAGGAAGGACGCTGTCCAAATCGCGGAGAATGCTATAGTAATAAGACTGCCACATTCTTGTTAATGGGAGCAACGTGTACCAGAGCTTGTGCATTTTGTCAAGTAGATAAAGGTCACGCCCCGATGACGCTTGATCCAGAAGAACCTGAAAAAGTTGCTGAGGCGGTGGAAGCGTTGGGATTAAAGTATGCGGTGTTAACCTCAGTGGCAAGAGATGACCTTGAAGACGGCGGTGCAAGTTGGTTTGTGAAAACCATGGAGGCAATTTGGAAGCGTTCTCCAGAAACGGGAATTGAAGTGTTAACTCCTGATTTTTGGGGCGGTAAAGATTCCCAACAAAAACAGCGCGATCGCGTTGCTACCGTGGTCAAAGCGAAACCAGCGTGTTATAACCATAATGTGGAAACTGTTCCCCGTTTACAGGGGCCTGTACGTCGAGGGGCAAAATATGATCGCTCCTTAGAAGTATTAAGAATTGTCAAAGAAATTGACCCCGAAATTCCCACCAAATCAGGATTAATGTTGGGCCATGGCGAGACGGAAGAAGAAGTAATTGAGACTTTGCAAGACTTACGGGCAATCAACTGCGATCGCGTTACCATTGGACAATATATGCGCCCTTCCCTAGAACACCGCCCTGTGCAAAAATATTGGACACCAGAAGAATTTGATCGCCTCGGCGCGATCGCCCAAGAAATGGGATTTAATCATGTTCGATCCGGTCCTCTTGTGCGGAGTTCCTATCATGCCGGCGAGGCGGCTTAA
- the psaX gene encoding photosystem I protein PsaX, translating to MAKTSADKMPVPQSGQPPYRFRLIWAVVLLAINFVVAGIYFHLFNI from the coding sequence ATGGCAAAAACATCTGCGGATAAAATGCCCGTTCCCCAATCTGGACAACCCCCCTACCGTTTTCGTCTAATTTGGGCAGTAGTCCTGTTGGCAATCAACTTTGTAGTGGCGGGAATCTACTTCCACCTCTTTAATATCTAA
- the phoU gene encoding phosphate signaling complex protein PhoU, with protein sequence MGALVEQSFRLSHEALFDHNMEAANQINGLDKQIDQYYRQIELDCVTLMTLQAPVANDLRLICAFMQLIRDLERIGDYAEDLAEFAVKLFPYSSHPCLPQVATMSHQTQMMLAASLVALADLDDTAGRRVKEMDDTVDEAYEHLYTILAKNTDVRGAVEPILLLGLVIRHLERMADHATNIGQRVSYIVTGDRA encoded by the coding sequence ATGGGAGCTTTAGTGGAGCAATCTTTTCGATTAAGCCATGAGGCTCTTTTTGATCATAATATGGAAGCGGCAAACCAAATCAATGGTCTTGATAAGCAAATTGATCAATACTATCGCCAGATTGAACTAGATTGTGTCACTTTAATGACCTTACAAGCCCCGGTAGCGAATGATTTACGACTCATTTGCGCCTTTATGCAGTTAATTCGAGATTTAGAACGAATTGGTGATTATGCCGAGGATTTAGCTGAGTTTGCCGTAAAACTCTTTCCTTATTCCTCTCATCCCTGTTTACCTCAAGTGGCTACTATGTCCCATCAAACCCAAATGATGCTAGCGGCAAGTTTAGTAGCGTTGGCAGATTTAGATGATACCGCTGGGAGAAGAGTGAAAGAGATGGATGATACAGTAGATGAAGCTTATGAACACCTTTATACAATTCTTGCTAAAAATACAGATGTTCGAGGGGCTGTTGAACCAATTTTATTGCTAGGGCTAGTAATTCGACATCTAGAACGTATGGCTGATCATGCAACCAATATTGGTCAGCGAGTTTCTTATATTGTTACCGGCGATCGCGCTTAG
- a CDS encoding methyltransferase domain-containing protein, whose product MNSTFYPEFWESRYQEGTDRWDIGKAAPALVNFLNSPQAPTMGKTLVIGCGRGYDALLFAEKGHEVVAVDFAPSAIAQAKELAQQAHLSVEFIQEDIFTLPKYYQNCFDYIIEHTCFCTLPPEKRTSYLDLVISLLKPKGELIGVFFTHNREGGPPYGIQPSEIKELFNPKFEIINLVSVENSIPSRQGEEHFGHFRIKQGI is encoded by the coding sequence ATGAACAGCACTTTTTATCCAGAATTTTGGGAATCTCGCTATCAAGAAGGAACTGATCGCTGGGATATTGGCAAAGCAGCTCCCGCTTTAGTGAACTTTTTAAATTCTCCTCAAGCGCCTACTATGGGGAAAACATTAGTGATCGGTTGTGGTCGTGGGTATGATGCGCTATTATTCGCCGAGAAAGGACATGAGGTAGTAGCAGTAGATTTCGCCCCGAGCGCGATCGCGCAAGCCAAAGAATTAGCCCAACAAGCACATTTAAGTGTGGAGTTTATCCAAGAAGATATTTTTACTCTGCCTAAATACTATCAAAACTGCTTCGATTACATTATTGAACACACTTGTTTTTGTACTTTACCCCCAGAAAAGCGCACCAGTTATCTTGATCTTGTGATTTCTCTTCTGAAACCAAAAGGGGAATTAATCGGTGTCTTTTTTACCCATAACCGCGAAGGAGGGCCCCCCTACGGCATTCAGCCCTCAGAGATTAAGGAGTTATTCAATCCTAAATTTGAAATTATAAATTTAGTTTCCGTAGAAAATTCAATTCCTTCTCGACAAGGAGAAGAACATTTTGGACATTTTCGGATCAAGCAGGGAATTTAA
- a CDS encoding tetratricopeptide repeat protein has translation MSSSQDKQSKKTWILVVLALIVIAFVGVSILPFLANRDQPQQATNGANQQQQEELADQARGYEAVLEREPDNENALQGLLEIRLQQGDVEGAIAPLEQLADLNPEQEAYRILLAQAKQETGDVEGAASAYRYILDEQPGDPRALQGLVDLYLQKDRPEAAIGELEETLELAENNEIDVDTTSIRLLLAQVYARMDDFDRAIALYQELAEADPSDFRPVLGQALVKQEQGDEEAAKPLYEEAFALAPAEYKDQIRDMTPLLDDENAELPEQAPESDLPAQEPETEEIPVSPVPEE, from the coding sequence ATGAGTTCTTCACAAGATAAGCAGTCTAAAAAAACTTGGATATTAGTGGTACTTGCCTTAATTGTCATTGCTTTTGTTGGAGTTTCGATTTTGCCGTTTCTCGCCAATCGAGATCAACCACAGCAAGCAACTAACGGGGCAAATCAACAACAGCAGGAAGAATTAGCGGATCAAGCAAGAGGGTATGAGGCGGTTTTAGAACGAGAACCTGATAATGAAAATGCCTTGCAAGGGCTATTAGAAATTCGTTTACAGCAAGGAGATGTGGAAGGAGCTATTGCCCCCTTAGAACAGTTAGCAGATCTCAATCCTGAACAAGAGGCTTATCGCATTCTTCTAGCTCAAGCCAAACAAGAAACCGGAGATGTGGAAGGGGCTGCTAGTGCTTATCGTTATATTCTAGATGAGCAACCCGGTGATCCGCGTGCTTTACAAGGGTTAGTAGATTTATATCTACAAAAAGATCGCCCAGAAGCTGCTATTGGAGAATTAGAAGAAACGTTAGAGTTGGCAGAAAATAATGAGATTGACGTAGATACTACTTCCATTCGACTTCTATTAGCTCAAGTGTACGCTCGTATGGATGATTTTGACCGCGCGATCGCGCTTTATCAAGAATTAGCTGAAGCAGATCCCAGTGATTTTCGCCCCGTTTTAGGACAAGCCCTTGTTAAGCAAGAACAAGGAGATGAGGAAGCTGCCAAACCCTTATACGAAGAAGCCTTTGCTCTCGCCCCTGCTGAATATAAGGATCAAATTAGAGATATGACTCCCCTTTTAGACGATGAAAATGCGGAGTTACCTGAACAAGCACCAGAAAGTGACTTACCAGCCCAAGAGCCAGAAACAGAAGAAATCCCCGTTTCTCCTGTTCCTGAAGAGTAA
- a CDS encoding sll1863 family stress response protein, protein MSPPDSKGEMEQKLGEMGSKIDELKAKASQASEERKAELEQQISQLQERRNEMQSQLNNLQESTGEAWEEVKSGFQSAWDDLNRAFEKAQDQFK, encoded by the coding sequence ATGTCACCACCAGATTCTAAAGGCGAAATGGAACAAAAACTTGGGGAAATGGGATCCAAGATTGATGAATTAAAAGCAAAGGCTTCCCAAGCAAGTGAAGAAAGAAAAGCTGAATTGGAACAACAAATTAGTCAGCTTCAAGAACGCAGAAATGAGATGCAAAGCCAACTCAATAATCTCCAAGAATCAACAGGAGAAGCCTGGGAGGAAGTCAAATCTGGATTTCAATCTGCTTGGGATGATTTAAACCGAGCCTTTGAAAAAGCCCAAGATCAATTTAAATAA
- a CDS encoding DUF3155 domain-containing protein, with the protein MARKRKRKSRRRQEGRKILALVPQYNIESGEYKPVTAARKYISAKGIAPPALVVVRRNEHTTDRYFWAEKGLFGAQYVEENHFLFPSLRVVQPEEEQVAVASSRA; encoded by the coding sequence TTGGCAAGAAAACGGAAACGCAAAAGTCGTCGTCGTCAGGAAGGACGCAAGATCCTTGCCTTAGTACCTCAATATAATATCGAAAGTGGGGAATATAAACCAGTGACGGCAGCGAGAAAATATATTTCTGCAAAAGGAATCGCGCCACCAGCACTGGTTGTAGTTAGACGCAATGAGCATACCACAGATCGGTATTTTTGGGCAGAAAAGGGTCTATTTGGAGCGCAGTATGTGGAAGAAAACCACTTTCTCTTCCCCAGCTTAAGAGTTGTCCAACCTGAGGAAGAGCAAGTTGCAGTTGCAAGTAGTCGAGCTTAA
- a CDS encoding SDR family oxidoreductase, translating to MSQLVLVTGVSQGLGRAMTEEFITQGCTVIGCARNESAIAHLSQTYGNPHSFSCVDVSQEGQVKQWREEILSSYDPPDLLINNAALINQSLNFLEVPTTEFDQIIDVNIKGVANVMRQFLPAMIAKKHGIIVNFSSGWGRSTSPNVAPYCATKWAIEGLTRAIAQELPSGMAAIPLNPGIIHTEMLETCFGKSAANFTPIEVWVKKAVPFLLGIKSQQNGQPLTVPS from the coding sequence ATGAGTCAATTAGTTTTAGTAACAGGAGTCAGTCAGGGGTTAGGTCGTGCGATGACCGAAGAATTCATTACCCAAGGCTGTACCGTGATTGGTTGTGCGCGAAATGAGAGCGCGATCGCGCATTTAAGTCAAACCTATGGTAATCCTCACAGTTTTAGCTGTGTTGATGTTTCTCAAGAAGGGCAAGTGAAGCAATGGCGAGAGGAAATTTTATCTTCTTATGATCCCCCAGACTTATTAATTAATAATGCCGCGCTGATTAATCAGTCCCTAAATTTTTTGGAAGTGCCTACTACAGAATTTGACCAAATTATTGATGTAAATATCAAAGGCGTTGCCAATGTCATGCGCCAATTTTTACCTGCAATGATAGCAAAAAAGCATGGTATTATTGTCAACTTTAGTTCAGGGTGGGGACGTTCTACTTCTCCCAATGTTGCCCCCTATTGTGCTACAAAATGGGCAATTGAAGGCTTGACTCGGGCGATCGCGCAAGAACTCCCCTCAGGAATGGCCGCTATTCCCCTCAACCCAGGAATTATTCATACAGAAATGCTAGAAACTTGTTTTGGAAAAAGTGCTGCTAACTTTACTCCTATTGAGGTTTGGGTTAAAAAAGCAGTGCCTTTTTTACTAGGTATTAAATCTCAGCAAAATGGTCAACCCTTAACCGTTCCCAGCTAA